A single window of Rubrobacter aplysinae DNA harbors:
- a CDS encoding TIGR00282 family metallophosphoesterase, whose amino-acid sequence MSDTFRLLFIGDVVGEGGVEAVRALSPRLREELSLDAVVANGENSAGGRGITREMARPLLEEVDLVTLGDHAYDEEEARELLEEEPRILRPANFAPESPGAGWGTFDAGGRRVGVAVLQGRVFMQEVPESPFEAADRVTEALGREGAGIVIIDFHAEATAEKEGLGYYLGDRAGAVIGTHTHVPTADEKLLPGGTAYISDVGMVGGSEGIIGIDRESFMGLLLYGDPPVGGPHAGPVELNAVLVEFDGSGRAVGIQRVRREL is encoded by the coding sequence GTGTCCGACACTTTCCGGTTGCTGTTCATAGGCGACGTGGTCGGCGAGGGCGGGGTCGAGGCGGTCCGCGCCCTCTCGCCGCGGCTCCGGGAGGAGCTCTCGCTGGATGCGGTGGTCGCAAACGGCGAGAACTCCGCCGGCGGCCGGGGCATCACCCGTGAGATGGCCCGGCCGCTGCTCGAGGAGGTGGATCTCGTGACCCTCGGGGATCACGCCTACGATGAGGAGGAGGCCCGGGAGCTGCTCGAAGAGGAACCGCGCATCCTGCGTCCGGCGAACTTCGCCCCCGAGAGCCCGGGCGCGGGCTGGGGCACCTTCGACGCCGGCGGACGCCGGGTGGGCGTGGCCGTGTTGCAGGGCCGGGTGTTCATGCAGGAGGTGCCGGAGTCGCCGTTCGAGGCCGCGGACCGGGTGACCGAGGCGCTCGGGCGAGAGGGAGCCGGGATAGTGATCATTGACTTCCACGCCGAGGCGACCGCCGAGAAAGAGGGTCTCGGATATTATCTCGGAGACAGGGCGGGGGCCGTGATCGGGACCCACACCCACGTACCGACCGCCGACGAGAAACTTTTGCCCGGTGGCACTGCGTATATATCCGACGTGGGCATGGTCGGCGGCTCTGAAGGGATCATCGGAATCGACCGCGAGTCCTTCATGGGGCTGCTACTGTACGGAGACCCGCCGGTGGGAGGCCCGCACGCAGGGCCCGTGGAGCTAAACGCGGTGCTGGTGGAGTTCGACGGGAGTGGACGGGCGGTCGGCATTCAGCGTGTGCGGCGCGAGCTTTAG
- a CDS encoding YIP1 family protein, which translates to MGILDVIRSPAGGMREVASRGAKPGLAVIALWVVASLLASGLGLLLGGFASAEQVLDNLPPGALPPDVDERSLEGAVAVFQAVGIGLRALLPFIYWPVLTLVMYLVTRFFGGEGGLSGMFGAMGAACLPFVISGLVQLPIMGAQAALASGGEPGAAAAALGAVGSLLNLLFLIWHVALVVVGAAAARGISYGRSGGSCAIGCAAVVGIPILLLIVFSIVLAVFGSAGG; encoded by the coding sequence TTGGGCATACTGGACGTTATAAGGTCCCCGGCGGGGGGGATGCGCGAGGTGGCATCGCGCGGCGCGAAGCCGGGGCTGGCGGTGATCGCGCTGTGGGTCGTGGCCTCGCTGCTGGCCTCGGGGCTCGGGCTCCTGCTCGGGGGCTTCGCCTCTGCGGAGCAGGTGCTGGACAACCTGCCCCCCGGGGCCTTGCCGCCCGACGTGGACGAGCGGTCGCTGGAGGGAGCCGTCGCGGTCTTCCAGGCCGTCGGTATCGGGCTGCGTGCGCTGCTCCCGTTTATCTACTGGCCGGTGCTCACGCTGGTGATGTACCTCGTTACCCGCTTCTTCGGCGGCGAGGGCGGGTTATCCGGGATGTTCGGCGCGATGGGGGCCGCGTGCCTGCCGTTCGTGATCTCGGGGCTCGTGCAGCTCCCGATCATGGGCGCGCAGGCGGCTCTGGCCTCCGGAGGAGAGCCCGGCGCCGCGGCGGCCGCACTGGGTGCTGTGGGGAGCCTGCTCAATCTCCTGTTCCTGATCTGGCACGTGGCGCTCGTGGTGGTCGGCGCGGCGGCGGCCCGGGGGATAAGCTACGGCAGATCCGGCGGGTCCTGCGCCATAGGCTGCGCGGCGGTGGTCGGCATCCCGATCCTGCTGTTGATCGTGTTCTCCATAGTCCTGGCGGTCTTTGGCTCCGCCGGAGGCTAG
- the sppA gene encoding signal peptide peptidase SppA, producing the protein MASEPSESSESPAAPESRPQSRGDNGGSGGAGGRRVWPWVLAGAILLVFLVVGVAVLAAVVGVSGGSSGSASGSESWEESYVTGEGESKIAAIPISGTITGGTDDGAFSTGGATPDALRSQLQQAEGDPEVEAVILEVDSPGGGVVPSDEMYRLVRDFKREAEKPVVADMGSVAASGGYYVSAAADTIVANPSTLTGSIGVIFNYTNFGEALDKVGVDPEPITSGEFKDLASPANELTEEEREIIESQVQDNYDRFVSAIVQGRPLSEERVRELGDGRTYSGEQAASNGLVDELGGIDQAAAEARELAGIQQAEVVRYEESPGLLDSLQARITPEEPEAVKVIEAAGIDPAPEFQYLYRPGW; encoded by the coding sequence TTGGCGTCCGAACCATCCGAGTCATCAGAGTCCCCCGCAGCCCCGGAGTCGAGGCCCCAGAGCCGGGGAGACAATGGCGGTAGCGGTGGCGCCGGGGGCCGTCGTGTGTGGCCCTGGGTTCTCGCCGGGGCGATCCTGTTGGTGTTCCTCGTGGTCGGGGTCGCCGTGCTCGCGGCGGTGGTCGGCGTCTCGGGCGGCTCTTCCGGGAGCGCCTCGGGAAGCGAGTCTTGGGAGGAGAGCTACGTTACTGGCGAGGGAGAGTCGAAGATAGCCGCGATCCCGATCTCCGGCACCATCACCGGCGGCACGGACGACGGCGCGTTCTCCACGGGCGGGGCCACCCCGGACGCCCTGCGCAGCCAGCTCCAGCAGGCCGAGGGCGACCCGGAGGTGGAGGCCGTGATCCTGGAGGTGGACTCTCCGGGCGGCGGCGTGGTCCCCTCCGACGAGATGTACCGCCTCGTCCGGGACTTCAAGCGCGAGGCCGAGAAGCCCGTCGTCGCCGACATGGGCAGCGTCGCGGCCTCCGGCGGGTACTACGTCTCGGCCGCCGCGGACACCATCGTCGCCAACCCCTCGACGCTTACCGGCTCTATAGGCGTGATCTTCAACTACACCAACTTCGGCGAGGCATTGGACAAGGTCGGCGTGGACCCAGAGCCGATAACCTCTGGCGAGTTCAAGGACCTCGCCTCTCCCGCAAACGAGCTTACCGAGGAGGAGCGCGAGATCATCGAGAGCCAGGTCCAGGACAACTACGACCGCTTCGTCTCCGCGATAGTCCAGGGTCGGCCCCTCTCGGAGGAGCGGGTGCGGGAGCTCGGCGACGGCCGCACGTACTCCGGCGAGCAGGCCGCCTCGAACGGTCTCGTGGACGAGCTTGGCGGCATAGATCAGGCTGCCGCCGAGGCGCGAGAGCTCGCCGGGATACAGCAGGCAGAGGTGGTCCGCTACGAGGAGAGCCCGGGTCTTCTGGACTCCCTACAGGCCCGGATAACGCCCGAGGAGCCGGAGGCGGTAAAGGTCATCGAGGCAGCCGGCATAGACCCCGCGCCGGAGTTCCAGTACCTGTACCGCCCCGGCTGGTAG
- a CDS encoding IS1595 family transposase produces the protein MAPGNRAKPVRAQSSDSQYSLMEFMQEFPDDGACLEWLWRNRYSEDGEHAYCSNCEVERVFRRYQTSQQRQSWTCVSCGHHLHPTAGTIFHKSSTSLHLWFYAMYLMTSTRCGISAKQLERELGVTYKTAWRMAKLIREELMVQDDNPLSGEVEVDETYVGGRRRGTKRGRPSEDSHKTPVLGMVERSGQVTAVTVQNARAQTLMPHVRERILPESIVYTDELKSYNGLNRSGYQHRRIHHAEKVYVSGTVHTNTIEGFWSLVKRGISGVYHSVSSKHLQGYLNEYAFRYNHRNKMQQQFRTLLFRSTLSA, from the coding sequence ATGGCCCCAGGAAACAGAGCCAAGCCCGTTAGAGCACAGTCCTCGGATTCGCAGTACTCCCTTATGGAGTTCATGCAGGAGTTCCCCGACGACGGTGCTTGCCTTGAATGGCTGTGGCGTAATCGGTACTCCGAGGACGGCGAACACGCTTACTGTTCTAACTGCGAGGTAGAGCGTGTCTTTCGCCGCTACCAGACTTCGCAGCAGCGGCAGTCTTGGACTTGCGTTTCTTGCGGGCATCACTTGCACCCGACTGCTGGAACGATCTTCCACAAGTCGTCTACCTCCCTCCATCTGTGGTTCTACGCGATGTACCTGATGACTAGCACTCGTTGCGGCATCTCCGCGAAGCAGCTAGAGCGTGAGCTTGGCGTTACTTACAAGACTGCTTGGAGAATGGCGAAGCTCATACGTGAAGAACTCATGGTTCAGGACGACAATCCGCTCTCCGGCGAAGTCGAGGTTGACGAAACCTACGTTGGCGGCCGCCGTCGCGGAACCAAGCGTGGCCGTCCTTCAGAGGACTCGCACAAGACTCCGGTACTCGGCATGGTGGAGCGGAGCGGCCAAGTCACCGCCGTCACCGTACAGAATGCTAGGGCGCAAACCCTGATGCCTCATGTACGAGAGCGGATACTGCCGGAGTCAATCGTCTATACCGACGAACTCAAGTCCTACAACGGCTTGAACCGTTCTGGCTACCAGCATCGGCGCATACACCACGCCGAAAAGGTGTACGTGAGCGGGACCGTCCACACCAATACCATAGAGGGGTTCTGGTCGCTGGTTAAGCGCGGCATAAGCGGCGTGTACCATTCGGTATCGTCCAAGCACTTGCAAGGTTACTTGAACGAGTACGCCTTCCGCTACAACCACCGCAACAAGATGCAGCAGCAGTTCAGAACGCTACTCTTTAGGTCGACGCTCTCCGCTTGA
- a CDS encoding excalibur calcium-binding domain-containing protein: protein MRRLLYLTVLSMLVVAMSANVALGQSRGPSGADGSYNCDDFDTQPQAQAYYDGQGGISGGDPDGLDRDQDGQACEDSLPAGGDGGGTPSQQAPACPGSEVNVLTPEGDYICVPPDIEDQTPAEIDAVVNDPRSNAETPIVENQGVPQEGDLTPAQSKASGNDVDCIQFLTQAEAQAAYNADPSDPNGLDADGDGIACETTASPAGVIEFEDGTVIGNGNDTPSAQPADPANTATGAQYADDDEVTNLPDTGGLPLGGLTAVGGFALVAGGLLLRHRLS from the coding sequence GTGAGACGACTACTCTACCTTACGGTCCTAAGCATGTTAGTGGTGGCTATGTCGGCGAACGTGGCTCTGGGTCAGAGCAGAGGGCCGAGCGGCGCGGACGGTTCGTATAACTGCGACGACTTCGACACGCAACCCCAGGCCCAAGCCTACTACGATGGTCAGGGCGGAATATCCGGCGGGGACCCGGACGGTCTCGACCGGGATCAAGACGGCCAGGCATGCGAGGACTCACTACCAGCTGGTGGTGATGGAGGCGGAACTCCTTCCCAGCAAGCTCCGGCATGTCCGGGCAGTGAGGTAAACGTGTTGACGCCAGAAGGAGACTATATCTGCGTTCCGCCGGACATAGAGGACCAGACACCGGCGGAGATAGATGCCGTGGTGAACGATCCCAGGTCGAATGCCGAGACCCCTATAGTCGAGAACCAGGGCGTGCCGCAAGAGGGTGATCTAACCCCTGCTCAGTCTAAGGCTTCTGGCAATGATGTTGACTGCATACAATTCCTCACCCAGGCCGAGGCCCAGGCGGCATATAATGCCGATCCCTCAGACCCTAATGGTCTTGACGCCGACGGTGACGGTATAGCTTGCGAGACTACTGCTTCCCCCGCGGGCGTCATTGAATTCGAGGACGGCACCGTTATCGGTAACGGCAACGATACTCCGTCCGCCCAGCCAGCTGACCCGGCTAACACTGCCACTGGCGCACAGTACGCCGACGATGACGAGGTGACCAACCTCCCAGACACCGGCGGCCTCCCGCTTGGTGGGCTGACGGCCGTCGGGGGCTTCGCCCTCGTAGCTGGTGGCCTACTTCTCAGGCATCGTCTGAGCTAG
- a CDS encoding NADPH:quinone oxidoreductase family protein, whose protein sequence is MKAWRVEELGDPKEALGLVEAEEPEPGSGEVVVEVEAAALNFFDILLCRGEYQEKPELPFTPGAEVAGTVVRAGEGSSYSGGERVIAMPPLPKGGLAERVAVPRDAVLPAPEGMPADKAAAMHITYQTAHFGLHRRAALREGETVLVHAGAGGVGSAAIQLANAAGARVIATAGGDEKVGVCRDLGAEVALDYREEDVVSAVKEATGGRGADVIFDPVGGDVFDASRRCVAFEGRIVVVGFAGGRIAEAPTNHALVKNYSVLGLHWGLYNRVMPELPRQVHGELSRLYAAGKIDPLVYETVPFEEVPSALEKLGSRGTYGKLVAEP, encoded by the coding sequence ATGAAAGCCTGGCGGGTAGAGGAGCTCGGAGACCCGAAAGAGGCGCTCGGGCTGGTGGAGGCGGAGGAGCCGGAGCCCGGATCCGGAGAGGTCGTGGTCGAGGTGGAGGCCGCCGCGCTCAACTTCTTCGACATACTCCTGTGCCGCGGCGAGTATCAGGAGAAGCCCGAACTCCCGTTTACCCCCGGGGCGGAGGTCGCCGGGACGGTGGTGCGGGCCGGGGAAGGTTCCTCTTACTCCGGCGGGGAGCGCGTGATCGCGATGCCCCCGCTCCCGAAGGGCGGCCTGGCGGAGCGCGTGGCGGTTCCCCGGGATGCCGTCCTGCCAGCGCCGGAGGGGATGCCCGCGGACAAGGCGGCGGCGATGCACATAACATACCAGACCGCCCACTTCGGCCTGCACCGCCGCGCCGCGCTCCGGGAAGGCGAGACCGTGCTGGTACACGCCGGAGCCGGGGGCGTCGGCTCGGCGGCGATACAGCTCGCAAACGCCGCCGGAGCGCGGGTGATCGCGACCGCCGGAGGCGACGAGAAGGTCGGCGTGTGCCGCGATCTCGGCGCGGAGGTCGCCCTCGACTACCGGGAGGAGGACGTGGTGTCGGCGGTCAAGGAGGCGACCGGCGGCCGGGGCGCGGACGTCATCTTCGACCCCGTGGGCGGTGACGTCTTCGACGCCTCCCGGCGCTGCGTCGCCTTCGAGGGACGGATAGTCGTCGTCGGCTTCGCCGGGGGCCGTATAGCCGAGGCCCCCACCAACCACGCGCTCGTGAAGAACTACTCGGTGCTCGGGCTGCACTGGGGACTCTACAACCGCGTGATGCCGGAGCTGCCCCGTCAGGTACACGGCGAGCTCTCCCGGCTATACGCCGCCGGCAAGATAGACCCGCTCGTGTACGAGACCGTGCCCTTCGAGGAGGTACCGTCAGCGCTTGAAAAGCTCGGCAGCCGCGGCACTTACGGCAAGCTGGTTGCCGAGCCTTGA
- a CDS encoding CBS and ACT domain-containing protein, which yields MLRVRDAMTREVATLGPQASAAEALGRCREHGIRHLPVVEDGRLVGLVSDRDLRDVSPPRGTSDAENTLSWVRLVDIMTRGVETAHPLDTIEHAAHRMHAGRIGCLPVVADGELAGIVTSSDMMQTLTELVGAGERGSWVEVEVPNEPGSLAGVSKLVGERGVNIAGIFLSPAKQSTHRMIVLRLERTDPSGVAKALSEAGYRAYGVEPSSPVSTGYEES from the coding sequence GTGCTGCGGGTCAGAGACGCTATGACGCGAGAGGTTGCAACCCTGGGGCCGCAGGCCAGCGCGGCCGAGGCGCTCGGCAGGTGCCGGGAGCATGGTATCCGGCACCTGCCGGTGGTCGAGGACGGGAGGCTCGTCGGGCTGGTCTCGGATCGGGATCTGCGCGACGTTAGCCCGCCCCGGGGCACCTCCGACGCGGAGAACACCCTGAGCTGGGTGAGGCTCGTGGACATCATGACCCGCGGCGTGGAGACGGCGCACCCGCTGGACACCATCGAGCACGCGGCGCACAGGATGCACGCCGGGCGTATAGGCTGTCTGCCGGTCGTGGCGGACGGCGAGCTCGCGGGCATCGTGACCTCCTCGGACATGATGCAGACCCTCACCGAGCTCGTCGGGGCCGGGGAGCGGGGGAGCTGGGTCGAGGTCGAGGTGCCGAACGAGCCCGGCTCCCTCGCCGGGGTATCGAAGCTCGTCGGGGAGCGCGGGGTGAACATAGCCGGTATCTTCCTCTCCCCGGCCAAGCAGTCCACCCACCGCATGATCGTGCTCCGCCTTGAACGCACCGACCCCTCTGGCGTGGCGAAAGCCCTCTCCGAAGCCGGATACCGGGCCTACGGCGTCGAGCCCTCCTCTCCGGTGAGCACCGGCTACGAGGAGTCGTAA
- a CDS encoding LysE family translocator → MSPYLQTILAFAGIWAVTIISPGPDFVVTVKHATAGSRLHGVMAALGVATGCAVWAVGSLLGLSVLLSEARWLYDLVRVAGALYLAYLGVKTILGAKRPLVVGSAGTARLDGLDGLSALRAGLLTNLGNPKAMAFFGSLFATLFPVHAPMWVHAATLLVVFCMAAGWFSGVAWAFSLAPVASAYRKAKKWIDYVTGGIFILLGARLAVLR, encoded by the coding sequence ATGAGCCCGTACTTGCAGACCATCCTCGCCTTCGCCGGCATCTGGGCGGTTACGATAATTAGCCCCGGCCCGGACTTCGTCGTCACGGTCAAGCACGCCACCGCCGGCTCGAGGCTACACGGCGTGATGGCCGCATTGGGCGTCGCCACGGGATGCGCGGTGTGGGCCGTCGGTAGCCTGCTCGGTCTGAGCGTCCTGCTTTCGGAGGCCAGATGGCTCTACGACCTTGTCAGGGTGGCGGGGGCACTCTACCTCGCCTACCTGGGAGTGAAGACCATCCTGGGCGCCAAGCGTCCCCTCGTAGTCGGATCCGCCGGGACCGCCCGCCTCGACGGCCTCGACGGCCTCTCGGCTTTGCGGGCAGGCTTGCTGACGAACCTCGGCAACCCGAAGGCCATGGCCTTCTTCGGCAGTCTTTTCGCAACCTTGTTCCCCGTCCACGCGCCGATGTGGGTACACGCGGCTACGCTGCTAGTGGTCTTTTGCATGGCCGCCGGCTGGTTTTCGGGCGTGGCCTGGGCGTTCTCCCTCGCCCCCGTGGCCTCCGCCTATCGGAAGGCGAAGAAGTGGATAGACTACGTTACAGGCGGAATCTTTATACTACTGGGCGCACGCTTGGCAGTCTTACGTTGA
- a CDS encoding NAD-dependent epimerase/dehydratase family protein, giving the protein MRVVVTGARGKVGRAAVAALMRAGHDVLAVDVTPPVFERLEEGEPRYTQAHLTDPGDAYSVVRNAEAVVHAAALPEPTRNPPHTVFENNLMALFNMQEAAVRFGVRRFVNLSSETVPGFFFPERPFLPDYVPVDEGHPIKPQDPYALAKHFGEQLMDSVTRRSDMSCITIRPSWVQHEGNYERNLGPQVRDESVLSPNLWSYIDVYDLADSIVLAVESELPGHEVFYIASPDNVGNRPLADLVSRYYGDAIEVRDLPREDSSGISITKAELLLGYTPKRTWSDYLDNEGRIKPGVKGLFLPEGE; this is encoded by the coding sequence ATGCGGGTAGTGGTAACGGGAGCCAGGGGCAAGGTCGGCCGGGCGGCGGTCGCCGCCTTGATGCGGGCGGGACACGACGTGCTCGCGGTGGACGTAACGCCGCCGGTGTTCGAGCGCCTGGAGGAGGGCGAGCCGCGCTACACCCAGGCCCACCTCACCGACCCCGGCGACGCCTACTCGGTGGTCAGAAACGCCGAGGCCGTGGTCCACGCCGCCGCACTCCCGGAGCCGACCCGCAACCCGCCCCACACCGTCTTCGAGAACAACCTGATGGCGCTCTTCAACATGCAGGAGGCGGCGGTGCGCTTCGGCGTCCGCCGGTTCGTAAACCTCTCCAGCGAGACGGTGCCGGGTTTCTTCTTCCCCGAGCGGCCATTCCTGCCGGACTACGTGCCGGTGGACGAGGGGCACCCCATAAAGCCCCAGGACCCGTACGCCCTCGCCAAGCACTTCGGCGAGCAGCTAATGGACTCCGTCACCCGCCGCTCGGACATGTCGTGCATAACCATCCGGCCCTCCTGGGTGCAGCACGAGGGCAACTACGAGCGCAACCTCGGCCCGCAGGTACGCGACGAGTCCGTCCTCAGCCCGAACCTCTGGAGCTACATAGACGTCTACGACCTCGCAGACTCCATCGTGCTGGCGGTAGAGAGCGAGCTGCCCGGCCACGAGGTCTTCTACATCGCCTCCCCGGACAACGTCGGCAACCGCCCGCTGGCGGATCTCGTATCCCGCTACTACGGCGACGCAATCGAGGTGCGGGACCTGCCGCGCGAGGACTCCTCCGGCATCTCCATCACGAAGGCCGAGCTACTCCTGGGCTACACCCCGAAACGTACCTGGAGCGACTACCTGGATAACGAGGGCCGCATCAAGCCCGGCGTGAAGGGCTTGTTCCTGCCGGAGGGCGAGTAG
- a CDS encoding TIGR03617 family F420-dependent LLM class oxidoreductase, with amino-acid sequence MKIDVGLGVESGIHGIGDTARAAEELGFDGLWTSETKHDSFLPLAIATPNTRTMRLGNSVAIAFSRSPMVTAQLAWDLQTLSGGRFILGLGTQVRAHVERRFSMPFEKPAARLADYIRALRAIWAAFQGDGRLDYRGEFYQHTLLSPFFNPGPIQEPEIPVYIAGVNMRLARLAGELCDGFHVHPFHSPAYVRDTVKPAIAEGAKAEGRDPEAVELATSAFVISGTEAEARKQREAVRQQVSFYASTPTYRTVLEAHGWEEVGDRLSGMAREKRWEEMPREITDEMVSAFAVEAAPDELGHALRERYEGLIHRVSLYTTFEPGQNEDFWRAVLDGR; translated from the coding sequence ATGAAGATAGACGTAGGGCTCGGGGTCGAAAGCGGCATCCACGGTATCGGGGATACGGCACGCGCGGCGGAGGAACTCGGCTTTGACGGGCTGTGGACCAGCGAGACCAAGCACGACTCCTTCCTGCCGCTCGCGATAGCCACCCCGAACACCCGGACGATGCGCCTCGGAAACTCCGTCGCCATCGCCTTCTCCCGCTCGCCGATGGTCACGGCACAGCTCGCCTGGGACCTGCAGACTCTCTCCGGTGGGCGTTTCATCCTGGGCCTGGGCACCCAGGTGCGGGCCCACGTCGAGCGCCGCTTCTCTATGCCGTTCGAGAAGCCCGCCGCCCGCCTCGCGGACTATATCCGGGCGCTGCGCGCGATCTGGGCTGCCTTTCAGGGCGACGGCAGGCTCGACTACCGGGGCGAGTTCTACCAGCACACCCTCCTCAGCCCGTTCTTCAACCCCGGCCCCATACAGGAGCCGGAGATTCCCGTGTACATCGCCGGGGTCAATATGCGCCTCGCCCGGCTCGCCGGAGAGCTCTGCGACGGCTTCCACGTCCACCCGTTCCACAGCCCGGCGTACGTGCGAGACACGGTAAAGCCCGCCATCGCCGAGGGTGCCAAAGCAGAGGGCCGCGACCCCGAGGCAGTCGAGCTCGCCACGAGCGCGTTCGTGATCTCCGGCACCGAGGCGGAGGCGCGAAAGCAGCGCGAGGCCGTGCGCCAGCAGGTCTCCTTCTACGCCTCCACCCCGACCTACCGCACGGTGCTCGAAGCCCACGGCTGGGAAGAGGTCGGAGACCGGCTCTCGGGGATGGCCCGCGAGAAGCGCTGGGAAGAGATGCCGCGGGAGATCACGGACGAGATGGTCTCCGCCTTCGCCGTCGAGGCCGCCCCGGACGAGCTCGGCCACGCCCTGCGCGAACGCTACGAGGGCCTCATACACCGCGTCTCCCTCTACACCACGTTCGAGCCAGGCCAGAACGAGGACTTCTGGCGCGCGGTGCTAGACGGGCGGTAG
- a CDS encoding quinone oxidoreductase family protein: MKGIKVNEYGGPETLRYEDLPAPEPGPGEARIRVSAAGVNFIDVYQRTGAYPGQLPFIPGLEGSGEVDAVGEGVEEISAGDFVAFAMSPGAYAEYVCVPAWKLVPVNVTMVEARVAAAVMLQGMTAHYLSHSTFPLREGHTTLVHAAAGGVGLLLVQLAKMRGARVIGTAGTEEKAELARSAGADEVILYEREDFAARVGELTGGEGVDVVYDSVGQATFEGSLDSLKRRGYLVLYGQSSGPVPPLDLQTLNSKGGLFVTRPSLGQYSADREELLWRAESLFSWIGQGNLDVRIGGAYHLQDAAQAHRDLEGRETTGKLILLP; this comes from the coding sequence GTGAAGGGCATCAAGGTCAACGAGTACGGCGGGCCGGAGACGTTGCGTTACGAGGATCTACCCGCGCCGGAGCCCGGTCCGGGAGAGGCACGGATACGGGTCTCGGCGGCGGGCGTAAACTTCATAGACGTGTACCAGCGCACCGGAGCGTATCCCGGCCAGCTACCTTTCATCCCGGGTCTGGAGGGCTCCGGCGAGGTAGACGCCGTCGGGGAGGGCGTGGAGGAGATTTCGGCGGGGGACTTCGTGGCGTTTGCCATGAGCCCCGGTGCGTACGCGGAGTACGTCTGTGTCCCGGCGTGGAAGCTCGTGCCGGTAAACGTGACGATGGTCGAGGCGCGGGTCGCGGCGGCGGTGATGCTCCAGGGCATGACCGCCCACTACCTCTCGCACTCCACGTTCCCGCTAAGGGAAGGCCACACCACCCTCGTCCACGCCGCGGCCGGGGGCGTTGGGCTGCTGCTGGTTCAGCTCGCGAAGATGCGAGGTGCGCGCGTGATCGGGACCGCCGGCACCGAGGAGAAGGCGGAGCTCGCCCGCTCCGCCGGGGCCGATGAGGTGATCCTGTACGAGAGAGAGGACTTCGCGGCCCGCGTCGGCGAGCTTACCGGCGGCGAGGGCGTGGACGTGGTCTACGACTCCGTCGGGCAGGCGACCTTCGAGGGCAGCCTGGACAGCCTGAAGAGACGCGGGTATCTGGTGCTCTACGGCCAGTCCAGCGGCCCGGTGCCGCCGCTCGACCTACAGACCCTGAACTCCAAGGGCGGGCTGTTCGTCACCCGGCCCTCTCTGGGCCAGTACTCCGCCGACCGGGAGGAGCTTCTGTGGCGGGCGGAGAGCCTTTTCTCCTGGATCGGGCAGGGCAACCTCGACGTGCGCATCGGCGGCGCGTATCACCTCCAAGATGCGGCGCAGGCGCACCGCGACCTCGAAGGCCGGGAGACCACCGGGAAGCTGATCCTGCTACCCTGA